One Helianthus annuus cultivar XRQ/B chromosome 12, HanXRQr2.0-SUNRISE, whole genome shotgun sequence genomic region harbors:
- the LOC110895233 gene encoding cytochrome P450 724B1, which produces MGVFLMVIFVGFVLGLILNHFLPLLFLKNKKLGALPRGSFGYLPLLGETLAFLNPHPSTNIGSFLQEHCSRYGKVFKSHLFFSPTIVSCDQELNYFILQNEDKLFECSYPKPIHGVLGKISMLVVVGDTHKRLRNVALSLVSTIKSKHEFLTYIEKTTLQILDSWKDKKQVIFCQEARKFTFNVIVKQVLGLTPEEPQTVRILEDFLTFMRGLISFPLYIPGTPYANAVKARIRISSSVKQIIKERRRNNIIFNNNYNICENKNINPQKKESDFLEILLGVDTLSEDEKVSFVLDALLGGYETTSILMAMVVHFLAKSPTAFEQLKVEHASIRSKKNKDESLNWEDYKMMAFTQNVINEALRYGNIVKFVHRKALKDIKFKDYLIPAGWKVLPILSTVHLDPSIHSSPLEFHPWRWETQRQDQTSKKFTPFGGGSRCCPGSELARVEVAFFLHHLVQNFRWSVEGDDQPIAYPYVEFERGLVLNVEHFAL; this is translated from the exons ATGGGAGTTTTTCTAATGGTAATTTTTGTGGGATTTGTACTTGGTTTAATCTTGAACCATTTCTTGCCTTTGTTgttcttgaaaaataaaaaacttgGTGCTCTTCCTAGAGGGTCTTTTGGATACCTGCCTCTTCTTGGGGAAACCCTAGCCTTTCTCAACCCTCATCCTTCCACTAACATTGGCTCTTTTCTTCAAGAACATTGTTCTAG gTATGGCAAAGTGTTTAAATCCCATTTATTCTTCTCACCCACAATAGTATCATGTGATCAAGAACTCAACTATTTCATACTACAAAATGAAGACAAGTTATTTGAATGTAGCTATCCAAAGCCCATCCATGGTGTTCTTGGGAAGATATCTATGCTAGTGGTTGTGGGTGATACCCACAAGAGGCTTAGAAATGTGGCCCTTTCTCTTGTTTCCACCATCAAATCTAAACATGAGTTTCTTACCTACATTGAGAAAACCACCCTACAGATTTTGGATTCTTGGAAAGACAAGAAACAAGTCATCTTCTGTCAAGAAGCTAGAAAG TTTACTTTCAATGTAATAGTAAAGCAAGTTCTTGGGTTGACACCAGAAGAGCCACAAACTGTGAGAATCCTCGAAGATTTTCTCACCTTTATGAGAGGTTTAATTTCTTTTCCGCTCTACATCCCAGGAACTCCTTATGCAAATGCAGTTAAG GCTAGAATCAGAATATCATCAAGTGTCAAGCAAATTATAAAGGAAAGAAGAAGAAATAATATTATTTtcaataataattataatatttgcGAGAATAAGAATATCAATCCTCAAAAAAAGGAGAGTGATTTCTTGGAGATACTCCTAGGTGTTGATACCTTATCTGAAGATGAAAAAGTTAGCTTTGTTCTTGATGCTCTATTGGGTGGCTATGAAACAACTTCTATCTTAATGGCCATGGTGGTGCATTTTCTTGCCAAATCCCCAACTGCATTTGAACAATTGAAG GTAGAGCATGCAAGCATAAGAAGCAAAAAGAACAAAGACGAGTCTTTGAACTGGGAAGACTACAAAATGATGGCATTTACACAAAAT gtcatcaatgaGGCACTTAGATATGGGAACATTGTCAAGTTTGTGCATAGAAAGGCTCTGAAAGATATCAAATTTAAAG ATTATTTGATACCAGCAGGTTGGAAGGTCCTACCAATTCTAAGTACAGTTCATTTGGACCCATCTATCCATTCAAGTCCCCTGGAATTTCATCCTTGGAGATGGGAG ACACAGAGGCAAGATCAAACAAGCAAGAAATTTACACCATTTGGTGGGGGATCCAGATGTTGTCCTGGGTCGGAACTAGCTCGGGTAGAGGTTGCATTTTTCCTTCACCATCTTGTACAAAATTTCAG ATGGAGTGTAGAAGGTGATGACCAACCAATTGCATATCCATATGTAGAGTTTGAAAGAGGTCTAGTATTAAATGTGGAACATTTTGCCCTTTGA